In the genome of Monodelphis domestica isolate mMonDom1 chromosome 2, mMonDom1.pri, whole genome shotgun sequence, one region contains:
- the LOC103098863 gene encoding keratin-associated protein 4-2-like, whose amino-acid sequence MVNSCCGSTCGGQGCCTPCCCQPCCHPCCCQTTCCRTTCCRPSCCVSSCCQPCCRPSCCVSSCCQPCCRPSCCQTTCCRTTCCRPTCYVSSCCQPCCRPSCCVSSCCQPCCRPSCCVSSCCQPCCRPSCCVSSCCQPCCRPSCCVSSCCQPCCRPICCQTTCCRTICCRPSCCVSSCCQPCCRPSCCVSSCCQPCCHPICCQTTCCRNTCCRPACCGSCCC is encoded by the coding sequence ATGGTCAACTCCTGTTGTGGTTCCACCTGCGGTGGCCAAGGCTGCTGTACCCCCTGTTGCTGCCAGCCCTGCTGCCACCCATGCTGCTGCCAGACTACCTGCTGTAGAACCACCTGCTGCCGCCCAAGCTGCTGTGTGTCCAGCTGCTGCCAACCCTGTTGCCGCCCAAGCTGCTGTGTGTCCAGCTGTTGCCAGCCCTGCTGCCGCCCAAGCTGCTGCCAGACCACCTGTTGCAGAACCACCTGCTGCCGGCCAACCTGCTATGTGTCTAGCTGCTGCCAGCCCTGCTGTCGCCCAAGTTGCTGTGTGTCCAGCTGCTGCCAACCTTGCTGCCGCCCAAGCTGCTGTGTGTCCAGCTGCTGCCAACCTTGCTGCCGCCCAAGCTGCTGTGTGTCCAGCTGCTGCCAACCTTGCTGCCGCCCAAGCTGCTGTGTGTCCAGCTGCTGCCAACCTTGCTGCCGTCCCATCTGCTGCCAGACCACCTGTTGCAGAACCATCTGCTGCCGCCCAAGCTGCTGTGTATCCAGCTGCTGTCAACCTTGCTGCCGCCCAAGCTGCTGTGTGTCCAGCTGCTGCCAACCTTGCTGCCATCCCATCTGCTGCCAGACCACCTGTTGCAGAAATACCTGCTGCCGCCCAGCCTGCTGTGGCTCCTGCTGTTGCTGA